From the Brassica napus cultivar Da-Ae chromosome A8, Da-Ae, whole genome shotgun sequence genome, one window contains:
- the LOC106439047 gene encoding receptor-like protein 30: protein MVRKQSYCYFFCFIFLQLYFVVSSTPHLCRHDQRDALLEFKDEFPNLQYSPRASNTSLSSWNKSMDCCSWEGVTCDGKSGEVNSLYFYSIFLNNSLKEDSGLFRLTHLQNLTLSNCCLHGNIPSSIGNLSQLITLELSSNKLVGQLPPSMGNLTQLRFLVLSQNNLSGNIPVSFSNLKELVNLDISSNQFTGGNFPFILPNVTSLYRLPLGVSGLSKLENFDMHDNSLSGPLHTSLFMIPSLTWVDFSGNYLEGPIEFGNISSSSRLEYLFLANNQFKGTIPTSISNLVNLIHLDLSNNNLEGQVPGWLSQRQQVMLSQNSFNSFEKSWEVFDETNMEALDLRSNSFQGTFPYWICKLRSLRFLDVSDNLFTGSIPQCLKNSTASLTYLVLRNNSFSGILPNIFFNATQLISLDVSHNQLEGKVPKSLINCKAMQLLNMESNRFEDEFPSWLGSLPSLNIFILRSNQFYGPLYHNNRLSIGFQALKVIDLSNNHFSGSLPSFYFSNWHEMTTLTGNYDDSYMEYYVYYAAVYYNSMEMVNKGVNTEFERIRQDFRAIDFSRNNFCGSIPESIGLLKELHLLNVSGNTFTSNIPQSLKYLTKLETLDLSWNQLSGQIPGGLASLSFLSSMDFSHNNLQGPIPRSTQFQSQNCSSFMDNHKLYGLEEICRETDHAPNPTPQAYEDLFEREEERVINWIAAAIAYGPGVFCGLVIGHIFVSQKHKWLTERHLL, encoded by the coding sequence ATGGTTCGTAAACAAAGTTATTGTTATTTCTTCTGCTTTATTTTTCTCCAACTATACTTTGTTGTTTCTTCTACACCCCATCTTTGCCGCCATGACCAGAGGGATGCTCTTCTGGAGTTTAAAGATGAGTTTCCAAATCTTCAGTATAGCCCAAGAGCGAGTAATACATCATTAAGCTCATGGAACAAGAGCATGGATTGTTGTTCTTGGGAGGGTGTCACATGCGATGGCAAATCTGGTGAGGTGAATTcgctttatttttattcaattttccTCAACAACTCTCTGAAAGAAGATAGTGGCCTTTTTAGACTCACACATCTTCAAAACCTAACCCTTAGTAATTGTTGTCTTCATGGAAACATCCCTTCTTCAATAGGAAACCTTTCTCAACTCATAACGCTTGAGCTTTCCAGTAATAAATTAGTAGGTCAACTTCCACCGTCAATGGGAAACCTAACCCAACTAAGATTCCTTGTCCTTTCCCAAAATAACCTTAGTGGCAATATTCCTGTGTCCTTTTCCAATTTAAAGGAGCTGGTCAATTTAGACATCTCAAGCAATCAATTCACGGGtggaaattttccttttataCTGCCAAATGTAACCAGTTTGTATAGACTTCCACTTGGGGTGAGTGGACTATCCAAATTGGAGAATTTTGATATGCATGACAACTCATTGTCTGGGCCTCTTCATACATCATTATTCATGATTCCTTCCTTGACATGGGTTGATTTTAGCGGAAACTATTTGGAAGGGCCGATAGAGTTTGGAAACATTTCATCGTCGTCTAGGcttgaatatttatttcttgCTAATAACCAATTCAAAGGCACAATCCCCACCTCTATATCAAACTTAGTCAACCTCATTCATCTTGATCTTTCCAACAATAACTTAGAAGGCCAAGTGCCAGGGTGGCTTTCGCAACGGCAACAGGTAATGCTTTCTCAAAACTCTTTCAACAGTTTTGAAAAATCATGGGAAGTTTTCGACGAAACAAACATGGAGGCGTTGGATCTTCGTTCGAACTCATTCCAAGGAACGTTTCCTTATTGGATATGCAAGCTTAGATCATTACGGTTCTTAGATGTGTCCGACAATCTTTTCACTGGCTCGATCCCTCAATGTTTAAAGAACTCCACTGCTTCTCTTACCTATCTAGTTCTGCGTAACAATAGTTTCAGTGGCATTCTCCCAAACATATTCTTCAACGCGACACAGCTAATCTCACTTGACGTTAGCCACAACCAGCTGGAAGGAAAAGTTCCCAAATCTTTGATCAATTGCAAAGCCATGCAACTTCTAAATATGGAAAGCAACAGATTCGAGGACGAGTTTCCATCTTGGTTGGGTTCTCTACCTTCTTTAAATATCTTCATCCTCAGATCAAACCAATTCTATGGGCCGTTGTATCACAACAACCGCCTATCCATTGGGTTCCAAGCTTTAAAAGTGATTGATCTCTCAAACAATCATTTCAGTGGAAGCTTGCCCAGTTTCTATTTTTCCAACTGGCATGAAATGACTACATTAACGGGGAACTATGATGACTCATACATGGAATACTACGTCTACTATGCTGCTGTTTATTATAATTCCATGGAAATGGTTAATAAAGGGGTAAATACGGAATTTGAGCGGATCCGACAAGACTTCAGAGCCATTGACTTTTCGAGAAACAATTTTTGTGGAAGTATACCCGAATCCATTGGATTGTTGAAAGAGTTGCATCTTCTCAACGTGTCGGGTAATACATTCACAAGCAATATTCCTCAATCGTTGAAATATTTGACAAAGCTCGAGACACTAGACCTGTCTTGGAATCAGTTGTCTGGTCAGATCCCTGGAGGTCTTGCAAGCCTCTCGTTTCTGTCGAGCATGGACTTTTCGCACAACAATCTCCAAGGTCCAATACCACGAAGCACACAGTTTCAAAGCCAGAACTGTTCTTCGTTCATGGACAACCACAAACTCTACGGTCTCGAAGAAATATGCCGTGAAACTGATCATGCCCCTAATCCTACACCACAAGCTTATGAAGACTTGTTTGAGCGAGAAGAAGAACGAGTAATTAACTGGATAGCAGCAGCAATAGCCTATGGACCTGGTGTGTTTTGTGGACTGGTGATTGGACATATTTTTGTGTCACAGAAACACAAGTGGCTTACCGAACGTCATCTCTTATAG